From the genome of Papaver somniferum cultivar HN1 chromosome 2, ASM357369v1, whole genome shotgun sequence, one region includes:
- the LOC113354461 gene encoding uncharacterized protein LOC113354461 isoform X2 → MAMFDVIIRCMVSIFCDIFGRLPAKCIFSLQRDSQALYDLITTPLFTRTHLNRATSPCIVVQSLTLRFNSCIKIFLFDENSENRVEAISLDLRRCDAYCWGKSMILFDSYDGFLLFKDDHSRWPVFCIWNPITKQQVIVTSRCSHYYVCGLYFHPRKKEYELLYVCFIAGRQNEFYILCIRTNQRRRAGSGRYRPSNASPAVILNGTLHWMVDRKGYFSENHVFPSLSNSILSFNIETEELSTMEAVMPFDDDILTRFGEQLQLFEMKGDLCLFDPSSMFEVLIWVFNYMTKCWVKAHSAATVSKTRKNVYWNFEKVLYYRKKDLLLARRRVDDRLCIYNLLGDLPTCDFIYKQGFERDRCTAIMHTHGLVYLNAADSEISLDGQTSHTLHSPHCSTV, encoded by the exons ATGGCTATGTTTGATGTTATAATTCGATGCATGGTTTCTATCTTTTGTG ACATATTTGGTAGACTTCCAGCAAAGTGCATCTTCAGTTTGCAAAGGGATTCGCAAGCTCTATATGACTTGATCACAACTCCACTCTTTACACGGACGCACCTAAATCGAGCTACTTCACCATGTATTGTTGTGCAATCTCTTACGCTACGTTTTAACAGTTGCATCAAGATTTTTCTTTTCGACGAGAACTCTGAGAATAGAGTTGAGGCTATAAGCTTGGATCTTAGACGATGTGATGCATATTGCTGGGGGAAGTCGATGATTCTTTTCGATTCATACGATGGGTTTCTATTATTTAAAGACGACCATAGTCGTTGGCCTGTTTTCTGTATTTGGAATCCGATTACTAAACAACAAGTAATTGTGACTTCTCGGTGTTCTCATTATTACGTGTGTGGATTATACTTCCATCCTCGTAAGAAGGAATATGAATTGCTTTATGTATGTTTCATTGCTGGACGACAAAATGAGTTCTATATTCTCTGTATACGAACCAATCAGAGAAGAAGAGCAGGTAGTGGCCGTTATCGTCCAAGTAATGCAAGTCCCGCTGTAATTCTTAACGGCACCTTGCATTGGATGGTTGATCGTAAAGGGTATTTTTCCGAGAACCATGTTTTCCCTAGCTTGTCGAACTCAATATTGTCATTCAACATAGAAACCGAGGAGTTAAGCACTATGGAAGCTGTTATGCCATTTGATGATGATATTTTGACAAGGTTCGGTGAGCAGCTTCAACTTTTTGAGATGAAAGGTGATTTGTGCTTGTTTGATCCTTCATCAATGTTTGAGGTGCTCATATGGGTCTTTAACTACATGACCAAGTGTTGGGTTAAAGCGCATTCTGCTGCCACGGTTTCAAAGACTCGTAAGAATGTCTACTGGAATTTTGAAAAGGTTTTGTACTACAGGAAGAAAGACCTACTTTTGGCAAGACGACGCGTGGATGACCGATTATGTATATACAATCTATTAGGAGATTTACCTACTTGTGATTTTATTTATAAGCAGGGATTTGAACGTGATAGATGCACGGCAATTATGCATACTCATGGCCTTGTATATTTGAATGCTGCAGATTCGGAAATATCATTGGATGGCCAAACGAGTCATACTCTACATTCTCCTCATTGCTCTACTGTATAG
- the LOC113354461 gene encoding F-box protein At3g07870-like isoform X1 encodes MAMFDVIIRCMVSIFCGECLPLFANNKAVLPDSHENHVPDNTQISPLDNLLVVDGPLPLPDLPTDIIADIFGRLPAKCIFSLQRDSQALYDLITTPLFTRTHLNRATSPCIVVQSLTLRFNSCIKIFLFDENSENRVEAISLDLRRCDAYCWGKSMILFDSYDGFLLFKDDHSRWPVFCIWNPITKQQVIVTSRCSHYYVCGLYFHPRKKEYELLYVCFIAGRQNEFYILCIRTNQRRRAGSGRYRPSNASPAVILNGTLHWMVDRKGYFSENHVFPSLSNSILSFNIETEELSTMEAVMPFDDDILTRFGEQLQLFEMKGDLCLFDPSSMFEVLIWVFNYMTKCWVKAHSAATVSKTRKNVYWNFEKVLYYRKKDLLLARRRVDDRLYSEISLDGQTSHTLHSPHCSTV; translated from the exons ATGGCTATGTTTGATGTTATAATTCGATGCATGGTTTCTATCTTTTGTGGTGAGTGTCTTCCGTTATTTGCAAATAATAAAGCAGTTCTTCCCGATTCTCATGAAAACCATGTTCCTGATAATACACAAATTTCTCCCTTGGATAATCTTCTGGTAGTTGATGGTCCTCTCCCCCTCCCTGATCTTCCAACCGATATTATCGCAGACATATTTGGTAGACTTCCAGCAAAGTGCATCTTCAGTTTGCAAAGGGATTCGCAAGCTCTATATGACTTGATCACAACTCCACTCTTTACACGGACGCACCTAAATCGAGCTACTTCACCATGTATTGTTGTGCAATCTCTTACGCTACGTTTTAACAGTTGCATCAAGATTTTTCTTTTCGACGAGAACTCTGAGAATAGAGTTGAGGCTATAAGCTTGGATCTTAGACGATGTGATGCATATTGCTGGGGGAAGTCGATGATTCTTTTCGATTCATACGATGGGTTTCTATTATTTAAAGACGACCATAGTCGTTGGCCTGTTTTCTGTATTTGGAATCCGATTACTAAACAACAAGTAATTGTGACTTCTCGGTGTTCTCATTATTACGTGTGTGGATTATACTTCCATCCTCGTAAGAAGGAATATGAATTGCTTTATGTATGTTTCATTGCTGGACGACAAAATGAGTTCTATATTCTCTGTATACGAACCAATCAGAGAAGAAGAGCAGGTAGTGGCCGTTATCGTCCAAGTAATGCAAGTCCCGCTGTAATTCTTAACGGCACCTTGCATTGGATGGTTGATCGTAAAGGGTATTTTTCCGAGAACCATGTTTTCCCTAGCTTGTCGAACTCAATATTGTCATTCAACATAGAAACCGAGGAGTTAAGCACTATGGAAGCTGTTATGCCATTTGATGATGATATTTTGACAAGGTTCGGTGAGCAGCTTCAACTTTTTGAGATGAAAGGTGATTTGTGCTTGTTTGATCCTTCATCAATGTTTGAGGTGCTCATATGGGTCTTTAACTACATGACCAAGTGTTGGGTTAAAGCGCATTCTGCTGCCACGGTTTCAAAGACTCGTAAGAATGTCTACTGGAATTTTGAAAAGGTTTTGTACTACAGGAAGAAAGACCTACTTTTGGCAAGACGACGCGTGGATGACCGATTAT ATTCGGAAATATCATTGGATGGCCAAACGAGTCATACTCTACATTCTCCTCATTGCTCTACTGTATAG
- the LOC113350366 gene encoding factor of DNA methylation 1-like, producing the protein MGYMEKRFIQVSASLGIMTDERDELKQAFLQVSRSLSRMAEERDQLNQAHIEEMRNMQRIVYENETLMRDLETHLKELEQQRKEIDKREAQLDLKSKQLSLLSEEVTRKLRTVQENLEGEKDASAGENVQVSTEVDDMRKRLEEKDYELDSLINLNNTLIKKERRSNHELQEARKVLIEGLDGFANNGTRPPAIGIKRVGELNDKPFRDICIKKFSTTEWETKSVELCSLWQNKIQDSGWYPYKHVTVDKNVMKL; encoded by the exons ATGGGATACATGGAAAAAAGGTTCATCCAAGTATCGGCGTCTCTTGGTATAATGACAGATGAGAGAGATGAACTGAAACAAGCTTTCCTTCAGGTCTCAAGGTCACTTAGTAGAATGGCGGAAGAAAGGGATCAGCTGAATCAAGCTCATATTGAAG AAATGAGAAATATGCAGAGGATTGTCTATGAGAACGAGACACTTATGAGGGACTTAGAGACTCACCTTAAAGAACTCGAGCAGCAACGTAAGGAAATCGACAAGCGTGAGGCCCAATTGGATCTCAAAAGCAAGCAACTTTCTCTTTTAAGCGAAGAG GTTACAAGAAAGCTACGTACTGTACAAGAGAATTTAGAAGGAGAGAAAGATGCGAGTGCTGGAGAAAATGTTCAAGTCTCAACAGAGGTGGATGATATGCGCAAAAGACTGGAAGAGAAAGATTATGAGTTGGATAGTTTGATTAACCTCAATAACACCCTTATCAAAAAAGAGCGCAGAAGTAACCACGAGCTACAGGAGGCACGCAAAGTTTTGATCGAG GGTTTAGATGGGTTTGCAAATAATGGTACGCGTCCTCCTGCAATTGGGATCAAACGGGTGGGGGAGCTGAATGACAAACCATTTCGAGATATTTGCATCAAGAAGTTCTCGACTACAGAATGGGAAACAAAATCTGTTGAGCTATGCTCATTGTGGCAAAATAAAATACAAGATTCAGGGTGGTATCCTTATAAGCATGTGACGGTCGATAAAAACGTCAT GAAGTTATAA